Within Channa argus isolate prfri chromosome 4, Channa argus male v1.0, whole genome shotgun sequence, the genomic segment tttatttatttatattgcagcTATAGACTACAATTTTGTGCGGAGGGTTGATGAGAAATATTTTGTGTCTAACAAAGAGAGAGGCACTTTCTCCATGGCTGTTGAATTCTGCTCCCAACGAGGCTTAGAGCTGGCTTTGCCACAAAATGAGGAAGAGAACAATGCACTGACTCAAGTGTTCAGCAGCGATTACAAAATGGGATGGATCAACATcgaaaacagaaaagcagatgGGAATGTTGAGGCTGATGTGATGTTTAACAAGTGGGAAGAAGGACATCCACACAAATCCATCCAAGACACTGGCTGCACCGTGCTGTCAGAAAATGGAGTCTGGCGAATGACACACGAATGCTCCCTGAATGCCTACATCATTTGTCAGatataaaaaggttttatattGAGGGTCTTGCCAATATTacatatttcagtttaatttatcTAATCAATGTATCAAACTTGTGTGATAATATACACTTGCTGACCATTTTCTTAGGTACACCTacacaatctaatgcaatccaataccgCAGCACtggcatgaattctacttttaaaatattctggCTAAAGAAATTCTGATCCCAACGAGGCTTGGAGCTGGCTTCCCCACAGAACGAGGATGAGAACAGCATACTGATTTAATTGTTTGgggacaattaaaaaaaaaaaatgggctGGATCAACGCCAAGTAAAAGAGCAGAGGGAAATTCTGAGACcgatatgaaaaaaaaagaagttcatCAAATGGGCAGATGAGCAGCCAGACAAATCCATCCAGGATGCAGGCTGCACCGTGCTGTC encodes:
- the LOC137125925 gene encoding collectin-10-like isoform X4; protein product: MRQILRFYVFCMIAPIGYIQLYGPGPAGPPGPPGPPGPPGKVGVLGLPGQPGLVGSEGYRGFAGVSGIPGLPGPVTMCKQDAFYSVNNNVKTLKQRIAKLKLAIDYNFVRRVDEKYFVSNKERGTFSMAVEFCSQRGLELALPQNEEENNALTQVFSSDYKMGWINIENRKADGNVEADVMFNKWEEGHPHKSIQDTGCTVLSENGVWRMTHECSLNAYIICQI